One part of the Sorangiineae bacterium MSr11954 genome encodes these proteins:
- a CDS encoding J domain-containing protein, giving the protein MTKNVHVTFDEAMSELGVPRGSTPATVRRAYLRLCKTRTPDIDPEGFDRLRQAYEICRALASHVETPPSSVSPLSSGMFGALAHIERPDVPAPEITPPPPDSLHALTPGMPSRFAQTLRGAPEPEAPPVSDFRWFYVPIAATVLWVVFQLLTN; this is encoded by the coding sequence ATGACTAAGAACGTCCACGTGACCTTCGACGAAGCCATGAGTGAGCTTGGAGTTCCAAGAGGCTCCACCCCCGCGACCGTGCGCCGCGCGTACCTACGACTCTGCAAAACACGCACCCCCGACATCGATCCCGAAGGCTTCGACCGCCTTCGCCAAGCCTACGAGATCTGCCGCGCGCTCGCCTCGCATGTCGAGACACCACCTTCGAGCGTGAGCCCTCTGTCCTCGGGCATGTTTGGAGCGCTCGCGCACATCGAGCGGCCCGATGTGCCGGCGCCCGAGATCACTCCGCCGCCGCCGGATTCGTTGCACGCGCTCACCCCGGGCATGCCCTCGCGGTTTGCGCAGACCCTTCGAGGCGCGCCCGAGCCCGAGGCCCCTCCGGTCAGCGACTTCCGTTGGTTTTATGTGCCCATCGCCGCCACGGTCCTATGGGTCGTGTTTCAGCTTTTGACGAATTAG
- the ribA gene encoding GTP cyclohydrolase II — protein MPTPSTKTPPPPITRLDDLVARDRDHDCAGFGPHRVCVKIEAVADLPTRFGRFRIVAFWNNRDGKEHVALVHGDVLGAANVMTRLHSECLTGDALGSLRCDCRDQLGFALQRIAREPCGVLLYLRQEGRGIGLLNKIRAYQLQDRGFDTVDANVALGFRDDERDYAIAAHMLQSLTIRSVRLLTNNPKKLAELEHHGVTVAARIPHVIPANEHNRFYLETKANRSGHFIDLDGKPHIAEQDDPVVVIAEDGRPAAP, from the coding sequence ATGCCTACGCCATCTACCAAGACGCCGCCGCCCCCCATCACCCGCCTGGACGATCTCGTCGCCCGCGATCGCGATCACGACTGCGCGGGGTTCGGCCCGCACAGAGTTTGCGTCAAAATCGAAGCCGTCGCCGATCTGCCGACCCGGTTCGGGCGCTTTCGCATCGTCGCGTTCTGGAACAACCGCGACGGCAAGGAGCATGTGGCGCTCGTTCATGGCGATGTGCTCGGCGCGGCCAATGTGATGACCCGCCTTCACTCCGAGTGCCTCACCGGCGATGCGCTGGGCTCACTCCGATGCGACTGCCGCGATCAGCTCGGTTTCGCGCTGCAGCGCATCGCAAGGGAGCCCTGCGGCGTGCTCCTGTACTTGCGCCAGGAAGGGCGCGGCATCGGGCTGCTCAACAAGATCCGCGCGTACCAGCTGCAAGATCGCGGCTTCGACACCGTCGATGCGAACGTGGCGCTGGGCTTCCGCGACGATGAACGCGATTACGCCATCGCCGCGCACATGCTGCAGAGCCTCACCATCCGCTCCGTGCGGTTGCTCACCAACAACCCCAAGAAGCTCGCCGAGCTCGAACACCATGGCGTCACGGTGGCCGCGCGCATCCCGCACGTGATCCCCGCCAACGAGCACAATCGCTTCTACCTGGAGACCAAAGCGAACCGCTCGGGCCACTTCATCGATCTGGACGGCAAGCCGCACATCGCCGAGCAAGACGATCCGGTCGTCGTCATCGCCGAGGATGGCCGCCCCGCCGCCCCGTGA
- a CDS encoding MerR family transcriptional regulator: MLNIGEFARLAHVSPRMLRHYDQLGLLRPEHVDASTGYRSYSVRQLGRLQRLMALRDLGFGLEQIGPLLEKAPSIEQLRGMLELRRAQIERAVAEDQDRLRRVEAYLRSLEGKNAMSEPNIVLKKTQPLRIAKAAGSASGLTPENLRPVFMQLVPEVLEHVGRSQARPGIMVAYYDEPAEDGTVTVHAGFDIGAQDVPSTARVQSLELPVIEVASVVHHGSMNDVGPVYESLLRWIEDSGYKLAGYGRELYLEMSCNNDPELNTVELQIPIAR, encoded by the coding sequence ATGTTGAACATCGGAGAATTCGCCCGACTCGCGCATGTTTCACCCCGCATGCTGCGGCATTACGACCAGCTCGGGCTGCTTCGCCCCGAGCACGTGGATGCGTCCACCGGATACCGCTCGTACAGCGTACGGCAGCTGGGGCGCTTGCAGCGGCTCATGGCCCTCCGCGATCTCGGCTTTGGCCTCGAGCAGATTGGACCGCTCTTGGAGAAGGCGCCCTCGATCGAGCAGCTGCGGGGGATGCTCGAGCTGCGGCGGGCACAGATCGAACGAGCCGTGGCCGAGGATCAGGACCGTTTGCGGCGGGTGGAAGCCTATTTGCGATCGCTGGAAGGGAAAAATGCCATGTCCGAACCGAATATCGTCCTCAAGAAGACGCAGCCCCTGCGCATCGCCAAGGCCGCGGGCAGCGCGTCGGGCCTCACCCCGGAGAACCTTCGCCCGGTGTTCATGCAGCTCGTGCCCGAGGTGCTCGAACACGTGGGGCGCTCGCAGGCGCGCCCGGGGATCATGGTGGCTTACTACGATGAGCCGGCGGAGGACGGGACGGTCACCGTGCACGCGGGCTTCGACATTGGCGCGCAAGACGTGCCCTCGACCGCGCGGGTCCAGAGCCTCGAGCTGCCGGTCATCGAGGTCGCATCGGTGGTGCACCACGGCAGCATGAACGACGTGGGCCCCGTATACGAATCGCTGCTTCGATGGATCGAGGACAGCGGTTACAAGCTGGCCGGCTACGGCCGCGAGCTTTACCTCGAGATGAGCTGCAACAACGATCCGGAGCTCAACACCGTCGAGCTGCAGATTCCGATCGCTCGATGA
- a CDS encoding ABC transporter substrate-binding protein, protein MPRLRLSRAPLLFALAVALVLASFSERVRAQNERSARNERSGRTKLRVLVPDGDNLQYMAFWLAKGAGYFEEEGLDVTLVIPPSPRGTRTYFDEHRADAAVLPPPMYLEMIASRMPVVLVANLLKNDPIELVVRRSILEERRLSDALPLRDRLAGLRGLRLGIAPHPPTRLRALFASQGLDPEDVLSIVTLHGNEQNEAFRAGKVDALYAHTPYVEQAIVRDDAVVLVNQSAGEVPVLKDRQIHAFAVERSFLASHRDAVIAAVRAIGRAERLLHGAPREAVDVLARTFPSRDRRELTTIVALYVPAIPEAPEVKVERIPLALTFFPAGMKAPELSGIDIGEYVDTTIAERARLRNPYRGWMIFGGVSIALLGMVAILRVRARRRLPGAGWTG, encoded by the coding sequence ATGCCTCGCCTCCGACTTTCGCGCGCCCCGCTTCTTTTTGCGCTCGCCGTGGCCCTCGTCCTCGCGTCGTTTTCGGAGCGCGTGCGCGCGCAAAACGAGCGAAGCGCGCGAAACGAGCGAAGCGGGAGAACGAAGTTGCGCGTGCTCGTGCCCGACGGCGACAACTTGCAGTACATGGCCTTCTGGCTCGCCAAGGGAGCCGGTTACTTCGAGGAGGAGGGGCTCGACGTCACGCTCGTCATCCCGCCCTCCCCGCGGGGCACGCGCACGTACTTCGACGAGCATCGCGCGGACGCGGCGGTGCTCCCGCCGCCCATGTACCTCGAGATGATCGCCTCGCGCATGCCGGTCGTCCTCGTGGCCAACCTGCTCAAGAACGATCCCATCGAGCTGGTCGTGCGCCGTTCCATTCTCGAGGAGCGAAGGCTGTCCGATGCGCTTCCCTTGCGCGATCGGCTCGCGGGGTTGCGCGGCCTGCGCTTGGGGATCGCGCCGCATCCGCCCACCCGCCTTCGCGCGCTCTTTGCCTCGCAAGGGCTCGACCCCGAGGACGTGCTCTCCATCGTGACCCTCCACGGCAACGAGCAAAACGAAGCCTTTCGTGCGGGCAAGGTGGACGCGCTCTACGCGCACACGCCTTATGTGGAGCAAGCCATCGTGCGCGACGACGCCGTGGTGTTGGTCAATCAATCGGCGGGCGAGGTGCCGGTCTTGAAGGATCGCCAGATCCACGCCTTTGCCGTGGAGCGAAGCTTCCTCGCATCGCACCGCGACGCGGTCATCGCGGCGGTGCGCGCGATCGGCCGCGCCGAGAGGCTCCTGCATGGCGCGCCGCGCGAAGCGGTGGACGTTCTCGCCCGCACCTTCCCATCGCGCGATCGCCGCGAGCTTACGACGATCGTGGCACTCTACGTGCCCGCCATTCCCGAGGCACCGGAGGTCAAGGTCGAGCGGATTCCTCTGGCGCTGACATTTTTCCCTGCCGGTATGAAGGCACCCGAGCTGTCGGGCATCGATATCGGCGAATATGTCGATACGACAATCGCGGAGCGCGCGCGCCTTCGGAACCCATACCGCGGGTGGATGATTTTCGGAGGGGTCTCGATCGCGCTCCTTGGCATGGTTGCCATTCTCCGCGTCCGCGCGCGCCGGCGCTTGCCGGGCGCCGGCTGGACAGGTTAA
- the argS gene encoding arginine--tRNA ligase, whose amino-acid sequence MFDPLGELGSLVRAAAVTALGPEFSDVDPQVRRGQHGDAQADLALGLSKRARKAPRAIAESIVAALPPNDLIERAEIAGPGFINFTFASPWLAKAATRLLDDPRLGVPQAATPERVVIDYSAPNVAKEMHVGHLRSTVLGDALARLFEFRGHTVIRQNHIGDWGTPFGMLIEHLIDLDVKVGDASSELALADLSSFYKAARKKFDEDPAFADRSRRRVVALQGGDAETLARWRTLVDISTRYFETVYEALDVTLQRKDVAGESLYNDKLAPLVAELEASGHARENDGALCVFPAGFTNKEGEPLPLIVRKSDGGFGYATTDLAAIRYRLFDLGATRLLYVVGAPQAQHFSMIFTAARELGWLKPSARAEHVAFGSVLGPDRRMLRSREGDAVRLVDLVSEAIARAESVLATKAPDLDAETRAKVGKMVGVGSLKYADLSSDRVKDYVFDVDRMVSFDGNTSGYLQYAYARVRAIFRKVEGSVPVSGSLGPVVLAPAADNDAAARAERALVLNLLALAPAVQIVEDLLEPHRLAGYLYELATSFTSFYEKCPILSSTGELRASRLALAELTARTLSLALGLLGISVPERM is encoded by the coding sequence ATGTTCGATCCGTTGGGAGAATTGGGGAGCCTGGTTCGGGCTGCCGCCGTGACCGCGTTGGGGCCGGAGTTCAGCGATGTGGATCCGCAGGTGCGCCGCGGGCAGCATGGTGATGCACAAGCGGATCTCGCGCTGGGGCTCTCGAAGCGCGCGCGCAAGGCTCCCCGCGCCATCGCCGAGAGCATCGTGGCCGCGCTCCCGCCCAACGATTTGATCGAGCGGGCCGAGATCGCCGGGCCGGGCTTCATCAACTTTACGTTCGCCTCGCCGTGGCTGGCGAAGGCGGCGACCCGCTTGCTGGACGATCCCCGCCTGGGGGTTCCGCAAGCGGCGACGCCCGAGCGGGTGGTCATCGACTACTCGGCGCCCAATGTGGCGAAGGAGATGCACGTCGGGCACCTTCGGAGCACCGTCCTGGGCGATGCGCTGGCGCGGCTCTTCGAGTTTCGCGGCCATACGGTCATCCGCCAGAATCACATCGGGGACTGGGGAACGCCCTTTGGGATGCTCATCGAGCACCTGATCGATCTCGATGTGAAGGTGGGGGACGCGAGCAGCGAGCTCGCGCTGGCGGATCTGTCGTCCTTCTACAAGGCGGCGCGAAAGAAGTTCGACGAGGATCCCGCCTTCGCCGACCGCTCGCGGCGGCGCGTGGTCGCGCTCCAGGGCGGCGATGCGGAGACCTTGGCGCGGTGGCGCACGTTGGTCGACATTTCGACGCGCTACTTCGAGACGGTGTACGAGGCGCTCGACGTCACCTTGCAGCGCAAGGACGTGGCGGGCGAGAGCCTCTACAACGACAAGCTCGCGCCCCTGGTGGCGGAGCTCGAAGCGAGCGGCCACGCGCGCGAAAACGACGGCGCCTTGTGCGTCTTCCCCGCGGGCTTCACCAACAAAGAAGGCGAGCCGCTCCCGCTCATCGTCCGAAAGTCGGACGGGGGATTCGGCTACGCGACCACCGATCTCGCGGCCATCCGCTACCGCCTCTTCGATCTCGGCGCGACCCGGCTCCTCTATGTGGTCGGCGCGCCGCAGGCACAGCACTTCAGCATGATCTTTACGGCCGCGCGCGAGCTGGGCTGGCTCAAGCCTTCCGCGCGCGCCGAGCACGTGGCCTTTGGCTCCGTCCTCGGGCCCGATCGACGCATGCTCCGCAGCCGCGAGGGCGACGCGGTGCGCTTGGTCGATCTCGTCTCGGAGGCCATCGCGCGCGCCGAGTCGGTCCTCGCGACCAAGGCCCCCGATCTGGACGCGGAGACCCGCGCCAAGGTCGGCAAAATGGTGGGCGTAGGCTCGCTCAAATACGCCGATCTCTCCAGCGATCGCGTGAAAGACTATGTCTTCGACGTGGACCGCATGGTCTCCTTCGACGGAAACACCTCCGGATATTTGCAGTATGCCTATGCCCGGGTGCGCGCCATCTTTCGAAAGGTGGAGGGCTCGGTCCCTGTTTCCGGTTCGTTGGGGCCCGTGGTGCTCGCCCCCGCCGCCGACAACGATGCTGCCGCCCGTGCCGAGCGCGCGCTGGTTCTGAACCTGCTCGCGCTCGCCCCCGCGGTGCAGATCGTCGAGGACCTGCTGGAGCCGCACCGCCTGGCCGGGTACCTGTACGAGCTCGCCACCTCGTTCACCTCGTTCTACGAGAAGTGCCCCATCCTCTCGAGCACCGGTGAGCTGCGCGCCTCGCGCCTGGCCTTGGCCGAGCTCACCGCGCGCACCCTGTCGCTGGCGCTCGGGTTGTTGGGCATCTCCGTTCCCGAGCGGATGTAG
- a CDS encoding DUF2293 domain-containing protein, which produces MPDCLTLAPTADPNVFLAPDGTRRSPPAGWACLPPGDAGLTRRVKQAGPSWAVIEKRGRKAFSKGLWAPRENIEAAKTALEAERATEGYAKKRAAATQRREHAQAVYVVSFEEEVLAFLRFAPRWMDLGRAIARKVTEHATPVGSGTVARTERIPVAERAEAAVIAWMRHQTTAYDSMAIPRIAGKRREVRRELATISRAVLDLHRRDAPHAPAACPLCAHGS; this is translated from the coding sequence ATGCCCGACTGCTTGACCCTCGCGCCGACCGCCGATCCCAACGTTTTTCTCGCGCCGGATGGTACGCGTCGCTCGCCGCCCGCGGGTTGGGCGTGTCTGCCGCCGGGGGACGCGGGGCTGACCCGTCGGGTGAAGCAGGCTGGACCGTCTTGGGCGGTCATCGAGAAGCGCGGCCGCAAGGCCTTCTCCAAGGGGCTCTGGGCGCCGCGCGAGAACATCGAGGCGGCCAAGACCGCGCTGGAGGCCGAGCGCGCGACCGAGGGGTACGCCAAGAAGCGCGCCGCGGCCACCCAGCGCCGCGAGCATGCGCAGGCCGTGTACGTGGTGTCGTTCGAAGAAGAGGTGCTCGCGTTCCTTCGGTTCGCGCCGCGCTGGATGGATTTGGGGCGCGCGATCGCGCGCAAGGTGACGGAGCACGCGACCCCGGTGGGCAGCGGCACCGTGGCGCGGACGGAGCGCATTCCGGTGGCCGAGCGCGCGGAGGCGGCCGTCATCGCGTGGATGCGTCACCAAACCACGGCGTACGATTCCATGGCGATCCCGCGCATCGCCGGAAAGCGCCGCGAGGTGCGGCGCGAGCTCGCGACCATTTCGCGCGCGGTGCTCGATTTGCACCGCCGCGATGCGCCGCATGCGCCGGCGGCGTGTCCGCTCTGTGCGCACGGCTCATGA
- a CDS encoding alginate lyase family protein has protein sequence MLPFLRGFRSLCTLAPLALLAGCSDASSFENDTGIISQKTESAGSTEATEAPTTAAPAVFTHPGVLVSRPQLDFVRGKVSAGAQPWANASSKMLADPLLSQSRAPKPRAIVECGPYSNPNYGCTDERQDALAAYGNALAWYITQDSRYANKAIAIMDAWSGIIQNHTNSNAPLQTGWAGASWARAAEIIRHTYGSWPAAGVNRFASMLRDVYLPKLINGSNSNGNWELTMMEAAVGISVFLEDRASYDRAVSIFRVRVPAYIYLTSDGALPKTKPGSGVDTREEIIRYWQNQSTFVDGLSQETCRDFTHTGYGLASISNFAETARHQGLDLHAEIKDRLRFALGFHAKYELGEAPPSWLCGGKLTRGIGPVLEVGFNALGNRLGITMPNTQKLVEQQRPAGTNVLFIGWETLTHAANPY, from the coding sequence ATGCTCCCGTTCCTTCGAGGTTTCCGCTCGCTGTGCACCCTCGCGCCCCTGGCTCTTTTGGCCGGGTGTTCCGATGCTTCTTCGTTCGAAAATGACACCGGTATCATAAGCCAAAAAACGGAATCGGCGGGATCGACCGAGGCGACCGAAGCCCCGACGACGGCAGCGCCAGCCGTATTCACGCACCCCGGCGTCTTGGTCAGCCGCCCGCAGCTCGACTTCGTCCGCGGAAAGGTCAGCGCAGGCGCACAACCATGGGCCAACGCCTCTTCGAAGATGCTCGCCGACCCGCTTCTGTCGCAGTCGCGCGCGCCCAAGCCACGCGCCATCGTGGAGTGCGGACCGTATTCGAACCCCAATTACGGTTGCACCGACGAGCGCCAGGACGCGCTGGCCGCCTATGGCAATGCCCTGGCGTGGTACATCACGCAAGACAGCCGATATGCCAACAAGGCCATCGCCATCATGGACGCGTGGTCGGGCATCATTCAAAATCATACCAACAGCAACGCACCCCTGCAGACCGGGTGGGCCGGCGCCTCGTGGGCGCGTGCGGCGGAGATCATTCGGCATACGTACGGTAGCTGGCCGGCCGCGGGGGTGAATCGATTTGCGTCCATGCTGCGCGACGTTTACCTGCCGAAGTTGATCAACGGGTCCAACTCCAATGGCAACTGGGAATTGACCATGATGGAGGCCGCCGTCGGCATCTCGGTGTTCCTCGAGGATAGGGCGAGCTACGATCGCGCGGTGAGCATCTTCCGGGTGCGGGTGCCCGCATATATTTACCTGACCTCGGACGGCGCGCTGCCGAAGACGAAGCCCGGCAGCGGCGTCGATACGCGCGAGGAGATCATTCGCTATTGGCAAAACCAATCCACCTTCGTGGACGGGCTGTCCCAGGAGACGTGCCGCGATTTCACGCACACCGGATACGGGCTCGCGTCCATATCGAACTTCGCCGAGACGGCGCGGCACCAGGGGCTCGATCTCCATGCGGAGATCAAGGACCGACTGCGCTTTGCGCTGGGGTTCCACGCGAAGTACGAGCTCGGCGAGGCGCCGCCTTCGTGGCTCTGTGGGGGCAAGCTCACCCGAGGGATCGGGCCGGTGCTGGAGGTCGGGTTCAATGCGCTCGGCAACCGGTTGGGCATCACCATGCCCAATACGCAGAAGCTGGTGGAGCAGCAGCGGCCGGCAGGAACGAACGTCTTGTTCATCGGGTGGGAGACCCTGACCCACGCGGCCAACCCCTATTAG
- a CDS encoding metalloregulator ArsR/SmtB family transcription factor: MNLLGDESRIRLCALLRARELSVTDLVRITGISQSRVSTHLARLREGGFVRDRREGQHAFYALAVDTLPLTAKALLDDAILDTDPTLEGDRRRLAELDAEQRGRLPESFAGEMDRHYSPGRTWQSLAVGLAALLRLGDVLDVGSGDGAAAGYIAPYCRALTCVDSSPRMIEAAKVRLGKHPHARAQLADVHELPFRDASFDAVLLFHTLTYAEEPARAAAECARVLRPGGRVVLLSLAEHEHRDITAPYGERHAGFSPRAIRSLLTRAGLTVTFSDIACREAKKPHFQVILAIAEKLDKHPRNLE; the protein is encoded by the coding sequence TTGAACCTTCTTGGCGACGAGAGCCGCATCCGGCTGTGCGCCCTTTTGCGCGCGCGCGAGCTCAGCGTCACCGACTTGGTCCGGATCACCGGCATCTCGCAGTCCCGCGTCTCCACGCACCTGGCGCGCCTGCGCGAGGGCGGCTTCGTGCGCGATCGGCGCGAGGGACAGCACGCCTTCTATGCGCTGGCGGTCGACACCCTGCCGCTCACCGCCAAGGCGCTGCTCGACGACGCCATCCTGGACACCGATCCCACGTTGGAGGGCGATCGACGCCGCCTGGCCGAGCTCGATGCGGAACAGCGCGGCCGCTTGCCCGAGTCGTTCGCCGGCGAAATGGACCGGCATTATTCCCCCGGCCGCACGTGGCAGTCGCTGGCGGTGGGCCTCGCGGCCTTGCTCCGCCTGGGCGATGTGCTCGACGTGGGCTCGGGCGACGGCGCCGCGGCCGGTTACATCGCGCCCTACTGCCGCGCGCTCACCTGCGTCGACTCGAGCCCGCGCATGATCGAGGCCGCGAAGGTGCGCCTCGGCAAGCACCCCCACGCGCGCGCGCAGCTGGCCGACGTGCACGAGCTCCCATTCCGCGATGCGTCCTTCGACGCCGTCCTCCTCTTTCACACGCTCACGTACGCCGAAGAGCCCGCGCGCGCGGCCGCCGAGTGCGCGCGCGTGCTGCGCCCGGGCGGAAGGGTGGTTCTGCTGTCGCTCGCCGAGCACGAGCACCGCGATATCACCGCGCCCTATGGCGAGCGCCACGCGGGATTTTCACCGCGCGCCATCCGAAGCCTCCTCACGCGTGCCGGCCTCACCGTCACCTTCTCCGACATCGCTTGCCGCGAGGCCAAGAAACCCCACTTTCAAGTGATCTTGGCCATCGCCGAAAAGCTCGACAAGCACCCCCGAAACCTCGAATAG
- a CDS encoding RNA polymerase sigma factor, which yields MQIANETHRAINAVWRIESARLIAGLTRIVRDVGVAEELAQDALVAALQQWPQSGVPDNPGAWLMGTAKHRAIDHLRRGKRLERKHEELGHELESDRDATPDLESAIDDDMGDDLLRLVFISCHPVLSTEARVALTLRLLGGLTTEEIARAFLVPEPTIAQRIVRAKRTLADERVPFEVPRGPELEARLSSVLEVLYLIFNEGYSATAGDDWMRPALCEDALRLGRILAELTPNESEVHGLVALMEIQASRSAARVGPSGEPILLFEQNRARWDQVLIRRGLAALERAEKLGTLGPYALQGSIAACHARARTPGETDWVRIAGLYASLAELTPSPVVELNRAVALSMAYGPAAGLALVDTLVSDPSLARYHLLPSVRGDLLVKLGRTEEARIEFERAASLTRNARERDFLLERAASCARSAQS from the coding sequence GTGCAGATTGCCAACGAGACACATCGTGCGATCAACGCGGTCTGGAGAATCGAGTCGGCTCGGCTCATCGCCGGCCTGACCCGGATCGTGCGCGACGTCGGCGTCGCCGAGGAGCTCGCCCAAGATGCGCTGGTGGCCGCGCTGCAGCAGTGGCCGCAGTCGGGGGTGCCGGACAATCCGGGCGCTTGGCTCATGGGCACCGCCAAGCACCGCGCCATCGATCACCTGCGGCGCGGCAAGCGGCTGGAGCGAAAGCACGAGGAGCTCGGCCACGAGCTCGAATCCGATCGCGATGCCACGCCCGATCTCGAGTCGGCCATCGACGATGACATGGGCGACGATCTTCTGCGCCTGGTGTTCATCTCGTGCCACCCGGTTCTCTCGACCGAGGCGCGGGTCGCGCTCACATTGCGTCTGCTCGGCGGCCTGACCACCGAGGAGATCGCGCGCGCGTTTCTCGTCCCCGAGCCCACCATCGCCCAGCGAATCGTTCGCGCCAAGCGCACCTTGGCCGATGAGCGTGTCCCCTTCGAGGTGCCGCGCGGCCCGGAGCTCGAGGCGCGTTTGTCCTCGGTCCTCGAGGTGCTCTACCTCATTTTCAACGAGGGCTACTCGGCCACCGCCGGCGACGATTGGATGCGGCCCGCCCTGTGCGAAGACGCGCTCCGCCTCGGGCGCATCCTCGCCGAGCTCACCCCGAACGAGTCGGAGGTGCACGGTCTGGTGGCGCTCATGGAGATCCAAGCGTCGCGATCCGCGGCGCGGGTGGGGCCCTCGGGCGAGCCGATTTTGCTGTTCGAACAAAATCGCGCGCGCTGGGATCAAGTCCTCATCCGCCGCGGTCTTGCGGCGCTCGAGCGCGCCGAGAAGCTCGGCACCCTCGGTCCGTACGCGCTGCAAGGTTCGATCGCCGCGTGCCATGCGCGCGCCCGCACCCCGGGGGAGACGGACTGGGTGCGCATCGCGGGCCTCTATGCCTCGCTGGCGGAGCTCACGCCCTCGCCGGTGGTGGAGTTGAACCGCGCGGTGGCGCTCTCCATGGCGTATGGGCCGGCCGCGGGCCTGGCGCTGGTCGATACGTTGGTGTCGGATCCATCCCTGGCGCGCTACCACCTGTTGCCGAGCGTGCGGGGGGATCTGCTCGTCAAGCTGGGTCGCACCGAGGAGGCGCGGATCGAGTTCGAACGCGCGGCGTCCCTCACGCGAAATGCCCGCGAGCGCGACTTTCTCCTGGAGCGCGCGGCGTCTTGCGCACGATCTGCGCAATCGTAG